In Actinomycetota bacterium, one genomic interval encodes:
- a CDS encoding type II toxin-antitoxin system VapC family toxin, producing the protein MNPVVVDSSVAFKWVHPFGESNVDTALELLTAHRDGTVVIAAPAHMHVELTNSLRYTRLGQETVVELLEELDVLHVELVPATTKRLSAALNLSYRHDISVYDALFLQLAEELDCPLVTADRRAFADIDTSVEIRLL; encoded by the coding sequence ATGAATCCCGTCGTCGTGGACAGTTCCGTCGCCTTCAAGTGGGTCCACCCGTTCGGCGAGAGCAACGTCGACACCGCGCTCGAACTGCTCACCGCGCACCGAGACGGGACCGTCGTGATTGCCGCGCCCGCTCACATGCACGTCGAGCTCACGAACTCCCTGCGGTACACACGTCTCGGCCAAGAGACCGTTGTGGAACTTCTCGAAGAACTGGACGTGCTGCATGTCGAACTCGTGCCCGCTACGACCAAGCGCCTGTCGGCCGCGCTGAACCTCTCGTACCGACACGATATCTCGGTCTACGACGCGCTCTTCCTTCAGCTCGCCGAGGAGCTTGACTGCCCGCTCGTAACGGCCGACCGTCGTGCATTCGCCGACATCGATACGTCG
- a CDS encoding type II toxin-antitoxin system HicB family antitoxin, with translation MAAYKVNVSLPEHLVAEIDETAEELGLTRSGFIAEASARYVADVKNLSAEEMRRRDIDRAIAGMRRIGAKLTETDIQGMMDQLRRDRERGIPEGWTR, from the coding sequence ATGGCCGCATACAAGGTGAACGTCTCGCTGCCGGAGCATCTGGTAGCCGAGATCGACGAGACCGCCGAAGAGCTCGGACTGACTCGCAGCGGCTTCATCGCCGAAGCCAGCGCGCGGTACGTCGCCGACGTGAAGAACCTCTCCGCCGAGGAGATGCGTCGTCGAGACATCGATCGCGCTATCGCGGGGATGCGACGTATCGGAGCAAAGCTCACCGAGACGGACATCCAGGGCATGATGGACCAGCTGCGCCGGGACCGGGAGCGCGGGATTCCTGAGGGATGGACGCGATGA
- the oraS gene encoding D-ornithine 4,5-aminomutase subunit OraS, which yields MVRPDTFREVRKHLADLTDEQLEARFWELSDETVRPLVELARTHTSPSIERSVLMRMGVDSVTCKAVVAECETRGLLGHGAGHVVLVAMRAWDCDAPAAAAKLAAGEGWELAEEKWGAGR from the coding sequence ATGGTCCGGCCCGACACCTTCCGCGAAGTCCGCAAGCATCTGGCGGATCTGACCGACGAGCAGCTCGAAGCCCGTTTCTGGGAGCTCTCGGACGAGACCGTGCGCCCGCTCGTCGAGCTCGCGCGCACGCACACGTCGCCCTCGATCGAGCGCAGCGTGCTCATGCGGATGGGCGTGGACTCGGTGACCTGCAAGGCGGTCGTCGCGGAGTGCGAGACGCGCGGTCTCCTTGGCCATGGTGCGGGGCACGTCGTGCTGGTGGCGATGCGCGCATGGGACTGCGATGCGCCTGCTGCGGCTGCGAAGCTTGCCGCCGGCGAGGGCTGGGAGCTGGCCGAGGAGAAGTGGGGGGCTGGCCGATGA
- the oraE gene encoding D-ornithine 4,5-aminomutase subunit OraE gives MSDATRDHAARPADAPLSPNAKLDIGALLDGLDRYRPRRRGWTWRTQVPGQRLYEFTYHETAESLERSVPLPAAHYFDDIDPQPDCVVTTEIASGRPEDDIRRMRMAAWHGADHMMVIRTAGQSHIDGLLEGTPEGVGGIAVTRKQVRLTRRALDLIEDEVGRPINFHSYVSGVAGPEIAVMFAEEGVAGAHQDPQYNVLYRNINMYRSFVDAAEAKHVMAAAGILQIDGAHNANATAIKAWKVMPELLVQHAINCAYSRAVGMAAESIALSTVPPDAAPAPCMRMDLPYAIALRDLFGEYKMRAQQNTRYMESDGREATVAHVMNILISRLTSADIQSTITPDEGRNVPWHYNNVAAVDTAKQSLVGMDGLREMVHVDRENPELATRVRELKERAVLFLEAMLADGGYFAGVEEAYFVDSGEYPETNDDGIARCSDGGVAAGTIVPRADDYLAPVCHHFGENHLPEGYGDGGASPCDLIGGCTLCDDSKVPFIDELDPTDNVSVRLGETAELREKGLIKPEVEWAGDGIVVVTMFLPAEERVAEAAALELGQAMNLAECEVIHRRVMHPAEGTLVELRGRLDVAIDPATLVIPEPPEVLTDEEIREFVAERNLRVVAATVGDDEHSVGMREILDIKHGGLEKWSFGVTYLGTSVPIEKLLDAATEHAASAVLISTIITHNDMHRDNMQKLADLAVEKGVRDRLLLISGGTQVTNKLAKSWGMDAGFGRGTKGIDVASFIVRTLRDRGM, from the coding sequence ATGAGCGACGCGACTCGCGATCACGCCGCCCGACCCGCCGATGCGCCCCTGTCGCCGAACGCGAAGCTCGACATCGGCGCGCTGCTCGACGGTCTCGATCGCTATCGGCCGCGTCGCCGTGGCTGGACATGGCGCACGCAAGTGCCCGGCCAGCGACTCTACGAGTTCACCTACCACGAGACCGCCGAGTCGCTCGAGCGCAGTGTGCCGCTGCCTGCGGCGCACTACTTCGACGACATCGATCCGCAGCCCGACTGCGTGGTCACGACCGAGATCGCCTCGGGCCGCCCCGAGGACGACATCCGCCGCATGCGCATGGCGGCCTGGCACGGCGCCGACCACATGATGGTCATCCGCACCGCCGGGCAGTCGCACATCGACGGGCTGCTCGAGGGCACTCCCGAGGGTGTGGGCGGCATCGCGGTCACGCGCAAGCAGGTGCGCCTCACGCGCCGCGCGCTCGACCTCATCGAGGACGAGGTCGGCCGCCCGATCAATTTCCATAGCTACGTGAGCGGCGTCGCCGGTCCCGAGATCGCGGTCATGTTCGCCGAGGAAGGCGTGGCGGGCGCCCACCAGGACCCGCAGTACAACGTGCTGTACCGCAATATCAACATGTACCGGAGCTTCGTCGATGCCGCCGAGGCCAAGCACGTGATGGCGGCTGCGGGCATCCTGCAGATCGACGGCGCCCACAACGCGAATGCGACCGCCATCAAGGCGTGGAAGGTCATGCCCGAGCTGCTCGTCCAGCATGCGATCAACTGCGCCTACTCGCGGGCGGTCGGGATGGCGGCCGAGTCGATCGCGCTCTCGACCGTGCCGCCGGACGCGGCGCCCGCGCCGTGCATGCGCATGGACCTGCCGTACGCGATCGCGCTGCGCGACCTCTTTGGCGAGTACAAGATGCGGGCGCAGCAGAACACGCGCTACATGGAGTCTGACGGGCGCGAGGCGACCGTCGCGCACGTCATGAACATCCTGATCTCGCGATTGACCAGCGCCGATATCCAGTCCACGATCACGCCTGACGAGGGGCGCAACGTACCCTGGCACTACAACAACGTTGCGGCGGTCGACACCGCCAAACAGTCGCTCGTGGGGATGGACGGCTTGCGCGAGATGGTGCACGTGGACCGCGAGAACCCCGAGCTTGCCACGCGCGTACGCGAGCTCAAGGAGCGCGCGGTGCTCTTCCTCGAGGCGATGCTCGCCGACGGCGGGTACTTCGCCGGTGTCGAGGAGGCGTACTTCGTCGATTCCGGCGAGTACCCCGAAACCAACGACGACGGCATCGCCCGCTGCTCGGACGGCGGCGTCGCGGCGGGCACGATCGTCCCGCGTGCGGATGACTACCTAGCGCCCGTGTGCCATCACTTCGGCGAGAACCACCTGCCCGAGGGGTACGGAGATGGCGGTGCGTCGCCCTGCGACCTCATCGGCGGATGCACGCTGTGTGACGACAGCAAGGTTCCGTTCATAGATGAGTTGGACCCGACTGATAACGTCAGCGTGCGGCTCGGCGAGACAGCGGAGCTGCGCGAGAAAGGGCTCATCAAGCCCGAGGTGGAGTGGGCGGGCGACGGCATCGTGGTCGTCACGATGTTCCTGCCTGCCGAGGAGCGCGTCGCCGAGGCTGCGGCGCTCGAGCTCGGCCAAGCCATGAACCTTGCCGAGTGCGAGGTCATACATAGGCGCGTCATGCATCCTGCCGAGGGGACGCTCGTCGAGCTGCGCGGGCGGCTTGACGTCGCCATCGATCCGGCGACCCTGGTGATTCCGGAGCCGCCGGAGGTGCTGACGGACGAGGAGATCCGCGAGTTCGTGGCGGAGCGGAATCTGCGAGTGGTAGCCGCGACGGTCGGCGACGACGAGCACTCGGTCGGGATGCGGGAGATCCTTGACATAAAGCACGGCGGGCTCGAGAAGTGGAGTTTCGGCGTGACCTATCTGGGCACGTCGGTGCCGATCGAGAAGCTGCTGGATGCCGCCACCGAGCACGCCGCGAGCGCGGTGCTGATCTCGACGATCATCACGCACAACGACATGCACCGCGACAACATGCAGAAGCTCGCCGACCTTGCGGTAGAGAAGGGCGTGCGCGACCGGTTGCTGCTCATCTCGGGCGGCACGCAGGTCACCAACAAGCTCGCGAAGAGCTGGGGAATGGACGCAGGGTTCGGACGCGGCACGAAGGGCATCGATGTCGCGAGTTTCATCGTGCGCACGCTACGCGACCGAGGCATGTAG
- a CDS encoding nucleotidyltransferase domain-containing protein: MRATYTAEDVLGTRSKVRVLRVLHGVRVPLNASQIGYRTKLSQPAVSAALEALADMGLVESASAGRARVHWLVRENVYVREMVDPVFQTEAAVPEMLETDVKTAFGRETVSIVLFGSYARGDQDAESDIDLVMVVADEALRARLDNFLSERLGELGSRWGARLSAIVYSAAEAAGLHSGSSAFYESLANEGVVVSGMRPGDWRRHGQEEGDASGSGV, translated from the coding sequence ATGAGGGCAACGTACACAGCCGAGGACGTCCTTGGCACGCGCAGCAAGGTTCGCGTGCTGCGCGTGCTGCATGGCGTGAGAGTCCCGCTGAACGCATCGCAGATCGGATACCGGACCAAGCTCTCGCAGCCGGCGGTTTCTGCCGCGCTCGAAGCTCTGGCGGACATGGGTCTTGTCGAGAGTGCATCAGCAGGACGCGCGCGGGTGCACTGGCTGGTGAGAGAGAACGTGTATGTCCGGGAGATGGTCGACCCGGTGTTCCAGACCGAGGCAGCGGTGCCAGAGATGCTCGAAACGGACGTCAAGACCGCGTTCGGCCGGGAGACGGTCTCAATCGTTCTCTTTGGAAGCTATGCCAGGGGCGACCAGGATGCGGAGAGCGACATCGACCTGGTGATGGTCGTGGCGGACGAGGCGTTGCGGGCGAGGTTGGACAACTTCCTCTCGGAGAGGCTGGGTGAGCTTGGTAGTCGCTGGGGAGCCCGGCTATCGGCAATCGTGTACTCGGCAGCCGAAGCTGCGGGTCTGCACAGCGGTTCCTCGGCGTTCTACGAGTCCTTGGCAAACGAGGGCGTGGTCGTGAGCGGCATGCGGCCGGGCGATTGGCGGAGACATGGCCAAGAAGAGGGTGACGCGTCCGGCTCCGGCGTCTGA
- a CDS encoding glutamate mutase L produces the protein MSNEPRVVDALVAEIGSTTTIVSAFDGLAGWPDSQPRLLGQGVSATTVLQGDVRVGVDAARAELEAEVGPLAPEVTLATSSAAGGLRMTVHGLTAKMTAMAAREAALGAGGVVEYQTAGLLRDVDLERIDEAAPGLILLAGGVEGGDTETVLANAWRLTELESRAIVVYGGNSAVANEARELLERAGFRVRVTPNVYPDVDELDIIPARAVIHDAFEEHITHAPGMERIGEVVSGRILPTPGAVLIAAEILAAEIGDLVVVDVGGATTDVHSVTDGSPEIAALQTEPQPRSRRTVEGDLGTFVSARHVAALLPEIERPEVLPPALPNTLAEIEAAVALAQVAARAAVHRHAGALAHLYTPKGRQTVARGRDLTACRFVIGTGGALTWLSGGETILEAVRANPSGDERLLPPSDARVALDADYIFAACGALSAHFAAGAVAALMRESSGL, from the coding sequence ATGTCCAATGAGCCCCGCGTCGTAGATGCGCTCGTCGCCGAGATCGGCTCGACAACCACTATCGTGTCGGCCTTCGACGGGCTCGCCGGTTGGCCAGACTCGCAGCCGCGGCTCCTTGGCCAGGGTGTTTCTGCGACCACTGTGCTCCAGGGCGACGTGCGTGTCGGCGTGGATGCCGCGCGCGCGGAGCTTGAGGCTGAAGTCGGCCCGCTCGCGCCGGAGGTAACGCTGGCGACCTCCTCGGCGGCGGGGGGTCTGCGCATGACCGTGCACGGGCTCACCGCCAAGATGACGGCGATGGCGGCGCGCGAGGCGGCGCTCGGGGCGGGCGGCGTCGTTGAGTACCAGACCGCGGGGCTGCTGCGAGACGTGGACCTTGAGCGCATCGACGAAGCCGCGCCCGGGCTGATCCTGCTCGCGGGCGGCGTCGAGGGCGGCGACACAGAGACGGTGCTCGCCAACGCCTGGCGTCTGACCGAACTCGAGTCACGCGCGATCGTCGTGTACGGCGGGAACTCGGCGGTAGCGAACGAGGCGCGCGAGCTTCTCGAGCGCGCGGGGTTCCGTGTGCGCGTCACGCCGAACGTCTACCCCGACGTGGACGAGCTCGACATCATCCCCGCGCGCGCCGTCATCCACGACGCGTTCGAAGAGCACATCACGCACGCTCCGGGCATGGAGCGCATCGGCGAGGTCGTGTCCGGACGCATCCTCCCGACGCCCGGTGCGGTGCTCATCGCCGCCGAGATCCTGGCCGCCGAGATCGGCGACCTTGTCGTCGTCGACGTCGGGGGTGCCACGACCGACGTCCACTCGGTAACGGACGGTTCTCCCGAGATCGCGGCGCTACAGACGGAGCCTCAGCCCCGGAGCAGGCGCACGGTAGAGGGCGACCTCGGCACCTTCGTGAGCGCCCGTCACGTTGCTGCGCTGCTTCCGGAGATCGAGCGGCCTGAGGTGTTGCCGCCGGCGCTTCCGAACACACTCGCGGAGATCGAGGCCGCGGTGGCGCTTGCCCAGGTGGCGGCCCGGGCAGCCGTCCATCGCCACGCGGGCGCGCTCGCGCACCTCTACACACCCAAGGGGCGCCAGACTGTGGCCCGCGGCCGCGACCTGACGGCCTGCCGGTTCGTGATCGGAACGGGGGGCGCACTTACGTGGCTCTCTGGCGGCGAGACGATCCTCGAAGCTGTCCGGGCGAACCCGTCGGGCGACGAGCGACTGCTGCCGCCGTCAGACGCCCGCGTCGCGCTGGACGCCGACTATATCTTCGCGGCATGCGGCGCTCTCTCGGCCCACTTCGCCGCGGGTGCCGTGGCAGCGCTCATGCGCGAGAGCTCGGGACTCTAG
- a CDS encoding alanine/ornithine racemase family PLP-dependent enzyme, whose amino-acid sequence MMPARATVTVDTAKIADNTRRVVAALGDVDVIGVTKVTCGAPKVARAMLSGGAVGIADSRLENIAGMREAGIDTSFWLLRAPVPALAEETVRLADVSLESEIDTLLALDAAAARLGVRHAVVVMVDLGDLREGMMSGALPGFLERAATFANIDITGVGASLTCYGAIVPTAENLGELVSLAEAAERQLGHPLLVSGGMSSSLDALVAGEPPPRIDNLRIGESIILGVSTVTREPILGLHTDAVRVAVPVIECMRKPSAPWGVIAQDAFGGNPDFEDRGERLRAICALGRQDAPPDGLQPIDARVQVLGASSDHLILDVDDLAEPPAIGDTIEFVPTYAATLALFTSPYVEKRFV is encoded by the coding sequence ATGATGCCTGCGCGTGCGACCGTCACCGTCGACACGGCCAAGATCGCCGACAACACGCGGCGCGTCGTGGCGGCACTTGGGGACGTCGACGTCATCGGTGTCACGAAGGTCACCTGCGGCGCCCCCAAAGTCGCGCGTGCGATGCTTTCCGGCGGTGCCGTCGGCATCGCTGATTCGAGACTAGAGAACATCGCCGGAATGCGCGAGGCGGGAATCGATACCTCGTTCTGGCTCCTGCGCGCGCCTGTTCCCGCGCTGGCCGAGGAGACCGTCCGCCTGGCCGACGTGTCGCTCGAAAGCGAGATCGACACGCTCCTGGCGCTCGATGCCGCTGCTGCGCGGCTCGGTGTGCGGCATGCAGTGGTCGTGATGGTCGACCTCGGCGACCTGCGCGAAGGCATGATGTCTGGCGCGCTCCCGGGCTTCCTCGAGCGGGCGGCGACGTTTGCGAACATCGACATCACCGGCGTCGGCGCGAGCCTGACCTGCTACGGAGCTATCGTTCCGACCGCCGAGAACCTCGGCGAGCTTGTCTCGCTTGCCGAGGCCGCGGAGCGGCAACTCGGTCACCCGCTCCTTGTGAGCGGCGGCATGTCGAGTTCGCTCGACGCGCTCGTCGCGGGAGAGCCTCCGCCTCGCATCGACAACCTGCGCATCGGTGAGAGCATCATCCTTGGCGTGAGCACGGTGACGCGGGAGCCGATCCTCGGCCTACATACGGACGCGGTGCGGGTCGCCGTGCCGGTCATCGAGTGCATGCGGAAGCCGTCGGCGCCGTGGGGCGTGATCGCGCAGGACGCGTTCGGGGGCAACCCGGACTTCGAGGACCGCGGCGAGCGACTCCGCGCGATCTGCGCCCTCGGCCGGCAGGACGCGCCGCCCGACGGTCTGCAGCCGATCGATGCACGCGTGCAGGTGCTCGGCGCATCGAGCGACCACCTGATACTCGACGTGGACGACCTGGCCGAGCCGCCCGCGATCGGCGACACGATCGAGTTCGTGCCGACCTATGCGGCGACGCTGGCGCTCTTCACGTCGCCCTATGTCGAAAAGCGGTTTGTCTAG
- a CDS encoding cell wall-binding repeat-containing protein: MITYTDWNVGTGERHIHWYDVATHADHVVAGGPWKQNDPAIYSDHIVFTGDTGGGIWDLYMVDISDLVPTANNITNTASVSERFPSLDGGHVVYQTTTDNEIWACEYDGSDQQEISFLDELQADYGHFYNPDIDDGIAVWYGREHSFLHGVWYDDEIYCYDFNRGFGFLITANSTGDVGARIGDGTVAWIASDGGANGCVRTYEFATDMKRWVAPGSLWQSVNTFADIKAGRVAWNDGRASRNDIYTAKRRCVAERIPTTVTDRYGTAAAMAKKSHWVQSNSWKGTKYVIIASGEDAAAADPLAAAGLCWTYDAPLLLTAQKRLPADTANTLKAMKLDEPSLKIIVVGGTTSVPAARMGDLAAIVGKPNVERLLSTGGRYDMAAAISRRMRTVRPAEVGPDVLFANGADPAKFFDALALSAISRHRGAPILLVSKDSVPSATANELAVLAAHVPVHMEVPLRRWIGGGPATISEATRTTLGVPADHRWYGANRYETAKVIAENATHAYFAGPGTIGTAAKIPDALAGGAMVGRFGGVVLVTSGRGLSAEAASYTYANRMKVQDYYVLGGTASVPNSIKSAIQVQLDR, encoded by the coding sequence GTGATCACATACACGGACTGGAACGTGGGAACCGGAGAGCGACACATCCACTGGTATGACGTTGCCACTCACGCCGACCACGTCGTAGCCGGCGGTCCGTGGAAGCAGAACGACCCGGCCATCTACTCCGACCACATCGTGTTCACCGGAGATACCGGTGGCGGCATCTGGGACCTGTACATGGTCGATATCTCCGACCTCGTTCCGACCGCGAACAACATCACTAACACGGCGTCCGTGAGCGAGAGGTTCCCCTCACTCGACGGCGGACATGTCGTGTACCAGACGACGACCGACAACGAGATCTGGGCCTGCGAGTACGACGGCAGCGACCAGCAGGAGATCTCGTTTCTCGACGAGCTTCAGGCAGACTACGGCCACTTCTACAACCCGGACATCGACGACGGCATCGCTGTCTGGTACGGCCGGGAGCACAGCTTCCTTCACGGCGTCTGGTACGACGACGAGATCTACTGCTACGACTTCAACCGAGGATTCGGATTCCTCATTACGGCCAACTCGACCGGCGACGTCGGTGCGCGCATCGGCGACGGCACAGTCGCGTGGATCGCCTCGGACGGGGGCGCGAACGGGTGCGTCCGGACCTACGAATTCGCGACAGACATGAAGCGGTGGGTCGCCCCAGGCTCACTGTGGCAGTCGGTGAACACGTTCGCCGACATCAAAGCCGGCCGCGTCGCATGGAACGACGGCCGCGCCAGTCGCAACGACATCTACACGGCCAAGCGCCGCTGTGTGGCCGAGCGTATCCCCACGACCGTCACCGACCGATACGGCACCGCCGCCGCGATGGCGAAGAAGTCGCACTGGGTCCAGAGCAACTCCTGGAAGGGCACGAAGTACGTGATCATCGCATCCGGAGAGGACGCGGCCGCGGCGGACCCGCTGGCTGCGGCCGGACTGTGCTGGACCTACGACGCGCCACTGCTGCTCACGGCGCAGAAGCGTCTGCCCGCGGACACTGCCAACACGCTCAAGGCGATGAAGCTCGACGAGCCGAGTCTGAAGATCATCGTCGTCGGCGGCACGACGTCGGTGCCCGCAGCGCGCATGGGCGATCTCGCCGCGATCGTCGGCAAACCGAATGTGGAGCGATTGCTGAGCACCGGTGGCCGGTACGACATGGCGGCGGCTATCTCGAGACGCATGCGAACCGTTCGCCCCGCCGAGGTCGGGCCGGATGTCTTGTTCGCCAACGGCGCCGACCCCGCGAAGTTCTTCGACGCGCTCGCGCTCTCGGCAATCTCCCGTCACCGCGGCGCGCCGATCCTGCTCGTGTCGAAAGACTCTGTGCCGAGCGCGACCGCCAACGAACTCGCGGTTCTCGCCGCGCACGTGCCGGTTCATATGGAAGTGCCGCTACGCAGGTGGATCGGTGGAGGGCCGGCGACAATCTCCGAGGCGACCCGAACGACGCTCGGCGTTCCGGCAGACCACCGCTGGTATGGTGCCAACCGCTACGAGACCGCCAAGGTCATCGCCGAGAACGCGACACACGCCTACTTCGCGGGTCCGGGGACGATCGGCACTGCAGCGAAGATCCCAGACGCGCTCGCGGGTGGAGCGATGGTGGGGCGGTTCGGTGGCGTCGTGCTCGTCACGTCCGGCCGGGGCCTCAGTGCCGAGGCCGCTTCATACACCTATGCGAACCGGATGAAGGTCCAGGACTACTACGTCCTTGGCGGAACGGCGAGCGTGCCGAACTCCATCAAGAGCGCGATACAAGTGCAGCTCGACCGGTAG